One part of the Mesorhizobium sp. M4B.F.Ca.ET.058.02.1.1 genome encodes these proteins:
- a CDS encoding S8 family serine peptidase, translating to MAARAVIAFAGFLLAATTIAAAPVFAQGKDQPPAQTDCADRTNAAGADCAKDGGTSGTGSVGGAAVFLPALIVDLFPNPPGGAAPLPTPDPRRDPASTLPPPAPPAPPVQAPALGGPIISPTDLIATEPQRAIVGDFVPDEVLVTVDGDAATVQQIAASFGLEVRSERQSRLLGTTLARFGIPDGRPVGVVLAQLAADGRTRRREPNHVYSLQQAAGIVNYAFDRIALDAKAASGENVRVAVIDTGIDDTNPALSGVIADQFDAMPNVPVEKRDHGTSIDGLIAGVGALKGMAPGAKIYHARAFEGGKSTMDVILSALDWAAEQDVRIINMSFVGPKNDLLGIACRNARSLGIVLVAAAGNNGPKAPYGYPAAFVGVIAVTATDAKDGLMPQANRGAYVFISAPGVEMVAPSGAGSDVVTGTSFAAAIVSGAIANLIHVAPDRSADEIEKALADTARDLGPKGRDNDFGYGLLDTKAAEAVKKE from the coding sequence ATGGCGGCTAGAGCAGTCATCGCATTCGCTGGATTTCTGCTGGCGGCGACGACAATCGCCGCCGCGCCCGTTTTTGCGCAGGGCAAGGACCAGCCGCCGGCGCAAACCGATTGTGCCGACCGGACAAACGCCGCCGGCGCCGACTGCGCCAAGGATGGCGGGACGTCCGGCACCGGGTCTGTCGGCGGCGCCGCCGTCTTTCTGCCGGCGCTGATCGTCGACCTGTTTCCCAATCCTCCCGGCGGTGCGGCGCCGCTGCCGACGCCCGACCCGCGCCGCGATCCGGCCAGTACTCTGCCGCCGCCGGCTCCGCCCGCGCCGCCCGTGCAGGCGCCGGCACTTGGCGGCCCGATCATTTCGCCGACCGACCTCATCGCCACCGAGCCGCAGCGCGCCATCGTCGGTGATTTCGTGCCCGACGAGGTGCTGGTGACGGTCGACGGCGATGCCGCTACCGTACAGCAGATCGCTGCTTCCTTCGGCCTCGAAGTGCGCTCCGAGCGCCAGTCGCGCCTGCTCGGCACCACGCTGGCGCGCTTCGGCATTCCCGACGGCCGTCCGGTCGGCGTCGTGCTGGCGCAGCTTGCCGCCGACGGCCGCACAAGACGGCGTGAGCCCAACCATGTCTATTCGCTGCAGCAGGCGGCCGGTATCGTCAACTATGCCTTCGATCGCATCGCGCTCGACGCCAAGGCGGCGAGCGGCGAGAATGTGCGCGTCGCCGTCATCGACACCGGAATCGACGACACCAACCCGGCGCTGTCGGGCGTCATCGCCGACCAGTTCGACGCCATGCCCAACGTGCCGGTCGAAAAGCGCGACCATGGCACCTCGATCGATGGCCTGATCGCCGGCGTCGGCGCGCTCAAAGGCATGGCGCCGGGGGCAAAGATCTACCATGCCCGTGCCTTCGAGGGTGGCAAGTCGACCATGGACGTCATCCTTTCGGCGCTCGACTGGGCGGCGGAGCAGGACGTGCGCATCATCAACATGAGCTTCGTCGGCCCGAAGAATGACCTGCTCGGCATTGCTTGCCGCAACGCTCGCTCGCTGGGCATCGTGCTGGTCGCCGCCGCCGGCAACAACGGGCCGAAAGCTCCCTATGGTTACCCGGCGGCCTTTGTCGGTGTCATCGCCGTGACCGCCACCGATGCCAAGGACGGGTTGATGCCGCAGGCCAATCGCGGCGCCTATGTCTTCATCTCGGCCCCCGGCGTCGAGATGGTGGCGCCGAGCGGCGCCGGCTCCGACGTCGTCACCGGCACGTCCTTTGCCGCCGCGATCGTCAGCGGGGCCATCGCCAACCTGATCCATGTCGCGCCCGACCGTTCGGCCGACGAAATCGAGAAGGCGCTGGCCGATACCGCAAGGGATCTCGGCCCGAAGGGCAGGGACAATGACTTCGGCTACGGCCTGCTGGACACCAAGGCGGCGGAAGCTGTGAAGAAGGAATGA
- a CDS encoding alkaline phosphatase family protein, which produces MALATKLLLIILDGVPYRNWRRLMGNLEGWVQSGEARVWKMRSVLPSTSACCYASIHTGVAPQVHGILSNENRFRVQQPDIFSEVSKASGKTGAVTHSYWSEFFRSCPFDLIEDMEFDEPGGSITHGRFHTMTGYNARNQMTPSDVDLFATLTMLTRRHGIDYGILHTCTLDSMGHRFGHDCHEMDHAVYAMDAMLAAFLPVWRQAGYEVIVTADHGQTDRGHHGGHDDEMQDFALYYFGPGKGPEPDTLLDQLQLAPTVLKRLGVPVPATMRAKAFLE; this is translated from the coding sequence GTGGCGCTCGCGACGAAGCTTCTGCTCATCATCCTTGACGGCGTGCCCTACCGGAACTGGCGCCGGCTGATGGGCAATCTCGAGGGCTGGGTTCAGTCGGGCGAGGCGCGGGTCTGGAAGATGCGCTCGGTGCTGCCGTCGACCTCGGCCTGCTGCTATGCCTCGATCCACACCGGGGTTGCGCCGCAGGTGCATGGCATCCTCTCCAACGAGAACCGGTTCAGGGTCCAGCAGCCGGACATCTTCTCCGAGGTCAGCAAGGCCAGCGGCAAGACGGGTGCCGTCACCCATTCCTATTGGTCGGAATTCTTCCGCTCCTGTCCGTTCGACCTCATCGAGGACATGGAATTCGACGAGCCGGGCGGGTCGATCACGCATGGCCGCTTCCACACCATGACCGGCTACAACGCCAGGAACCAGATGACGCCGAGCGATGTCGACCTGTTCGCGACGCTGACCATGCTGACCAGGCGCCACGGCATCGATTACGGCATCTTGCACACCTGCACGCTGGATTCGATGGGCCATCGCTTCGGCCATGACTGCCACGAGATGGACCATGCCGTCTATGCGATGGACGCGATGCTCGCCGCCTTCCTGCCGGTCTGGCGGCAAGCCGGCTACGAAGTGATCGTCACCGCCGACCATGGCCAGACCGACCGCGGCCATCATGGCGGCCACGACGACGAGATGCAGGATTTCGCCCTGTACTATTTCGGTCCGGGCAAGGGTCCCGAGCCAGACACGCTGCTGGACCAGTTGCAGCTGGCGCCGACGGTGCTGAAGCGCCTCGGCGTGCCAGTTCCGGCGACGATGAGGGCGAAGGCGTTTTTGGAGTGA
- a CDS encoding integrase core domain-containing protein, whose protein sequence is MVWRETGIMDERLRFVVDCLSGEETMSELCAAYGISRKIGYKWLGRYREFGPEGLHDRPRAPLNHGRATALDLVERIVAAKETHPLWGPKKIVARLKRAAPDLIWPSASTAGAILARHGLVSARKRTRLRACGNGPWPEPQGPNAVWTGDHKGWFRTRDGWRCEPLTVMDASSRYLLALEATGSTADAEAWPVFERLFEEHGLPDRFRSDNGPPFASAGVTGLTPLAVRFIKLGIALERIAPGKPQQNGRHERFHLTLLPLAEAPEADRAAQGHAFEAFRRSYNEERPHEALGMDTPAQHYRSSRRAMPTMPPEPDYPAEAAVRHVRHNGEIRWNGGFVYVSQALVGEAVAAAQTEDGQWALSFHAHQLGIIDTRRMTLVRCSAALTNPLGAAADK, encoded by the coding sequence ATGGTTTGGCGAGAGACTGGCATCATGGACGAGCGGCTTCGTTTTGTAGTGGATTGCCTTTCTGGCGAAGAGACGATGAGCGAGCTTTGTGCGGCCTACGGAATTTCGCGCAAGATCGGCTATAAATGGCTGGGTCGCTACCGGGAGTTTGGCCCGGAAGGTTTGCACGATCGGCCGCGAGCGCCGCTCAATCATGGCCGTGCGACAGCCCTTGATCTTGTCGAGCGGATCGTGGCGGCGAAGGAGACGCATCCGCTGTGGGGGCCCAAGAAGATCGTGGCGCGGCTCAAGCGCGCGGCTCCCGACTTGATCTGGCCGTCGGCCTCGACGGCAGGCGCTATCCTTGCACGGCATGGGCTTGTCAGCGCCCGCAAGCGGACCCGGCTGCGGGCCTGCGGCAATGGACCTTGGCCGGAGCCGCAAGGGCCGAACGCGGTGTGGACCGGCGATCACAAGGGCTGGTTCCGGACCCGTGACGGGTGGCGTTGCGAACCGTTGACGGTGATGGATGCGTCGAGCCGCTACTTGCTGGCGCTCGAAGCGACCGGCTCGACGGCGGATGCCGAGGCCTGGCCGGTATTCGAGCGGCTGTTTGAGGAGCATGGCCTGCCGGACCGGTTCCGAAGCGACAATGGCCCGCCCTTCGCGTCGGCCGGTGTCACCGGGCTGACACCGCTTGCGGTGCGCTTCATCAAACTCGGCATCGCCCTGGAGCGGATCGCGCCCGGCAAACCCCAGCAGAACGGGCGCCACGAGCGCTTTCATCTGACCCTGTTGCCGCTGGCCGAGGCACCGGAGGCCGACAGGGCGGCCCAGGGCCACGCCTTCGAGGCCTTCCGGCGCAGCTACAATGAAGAACGTCCCCATGAGGCGCTAGGCATGGACACTCCAGCCCAGCATTACAGATCCTCCCGGCGCGCCATGCCGACGATGCCGCCCGAGCCTGATTATCCGGCCGAGGCCGCGGTCCGTCATGTACGCCACAATGGCGAGATCAGGTGGAACGGCGGCTTCGTCTATGTCTCGCAGGCACTGGTTGGTGAAGCTGTCGCGGCCGCCCAAACCGAGGATGGTCAATGGGCTCTTTCCTTCCATGCACACCAGCTCGGCATCATCGACACAAGGCGTATGACGCTTGTCCGCTGCAGCGCCGCGCTAACCAATCCGCTTGGCGCTGCAGCGGACAAATAG
- a CDS encoding ABC transporter ATP-binding protein, whose protein sequence is MADTKAKSGLLLDIRNLRIEATVYPPGEQPKTITLVHDVSLTLEKGKVLGLIGESGAGKSTIGLSSMGYGRGGVRITGGEVILNGRDILKGGKEGFRRLRGREVCYVAQSAAAAFNPAHRLMDQVVEAALLHGTATRAEAEKRAVALFKKLSLPNPETIGERFPHQVSGGQLQRVMTAMALCSEPDLIVFDEPTTALDVTTQIDVLAAIKDAIRDTHVAALYITHDLAVVAQVSDEIMVLRHGRLVEWGGTRQIIKEPRQEYTNALVSVHEIAHQEQQPGTTPVLSVKNVTAAYGRSHIKVLKNVSVDIFPGQTLAVVGESGSGKSTLARAITGLLPPEQGGVVFDGRTLGNKLADRPKEDLRQLQMIYQMADVAMNPRQTVGTIIGRPLEFYFGIRGSERDRRVAELLDKIEMGKGFVDRYPAELSGGQKQRVCIARSLAAKPKLIICDEVTSALDPLVAHGILELLLGLQKEEGVAYLFITHDLATVKSIADSIAVMYRGEVVRYGAKSKVLSPPFDAYTDLLLSSVPEMEIGWLEKAIKGRRMASAGN, encoded by the coding sequence ATGGCTGACACCAAAGCAAAGTCTGGCCTGCTGCTCGACATCCGCAACCTGCGCATCGAAGCGACCGTCTATCCGCCCGGCGAGCAGCCTAAGACCATTACCCTGGTGCACGACGTATCGCTGACGCTGGAGAAAGGCAAGGTGCTCGGCCTGATCGGCGAGTCCGGCGCCGGCAAGTCGACCATCGGCCTGTCGTCGATGGGCTATGGCCGCGGCGGCGTGCGCATCACCGGCGGCGAGGTCATCCTCAACGGTCGTGATATCCTGAAGGGCGGCAAGGAAGGCTTCCGCAGGTTGCGCGGCCGCGAGGTCTGCTACGTCGCGCAGTCGGCTGCCGCCGCCTTCAATCCGGCGCACCGGCTGATGGACCAGGTAGTCGAAGCCGCCCTTCTGCACGGCACGGCAACGCGGGCCGAGGCAGAGAAGCGCGCCGTCGCGCTGTTCAAGAAGCTCAGCCTGCCCAACCCGGAAACCATTGGCGAACGCTTTCCCCACCAGGTCTCCGGTGGCCAGCTGCAGCGCGTCATGACGGCGATGGCGCTGTGCTCCGAGCCGGACCTGATCGTCTTCGACGAGCCGACCACCGCGCTCGACGTGACGACGCAGATCGACGTGCTGGCGGCGATCAAGGACGCCATCCGCGACACGCATGTCGCGGCACTCTACATCACCCACGACCTTGCCGTCGTCGCCCAGGTGTCGGACGAGATCATGGTGTTGCGCCACGGCCGGCTGGTCGAATGGGGCGGCACCCGCCAGATCATCAAGGAACCGCGCCAGGAATACACCAACGCGCTGGTGTCGGTGCACGAGATCGCGCACCAGGAGCAACAGCCCGGCACGACGCCGGTGCTGTCGGTGAAGAACGTGACCGCCGCCTATGGCCGCAGCCATATCAAGGTGTTGAAGAACGTTTCGGTCGACATTTTTCCCGGCCAGACGCTGGCCGTCGTCGGCGAATCCGGCTCGGGCAAGTCGACGCTGGCGCGCGCCATCACCGGTCTGTTGCCGCCCGAGCAGGGCGGCGTCGTCTTCGATGGCCGCACGCTCGGCAACAAGCTCGCCGATCGGCCGAAAGAGGACCTGCGCCAGCTGCAGATGATCTATCAGATGGCCGACGTGGCGATGAATCCGCGCCAGACCGTCGGCACCATCATCGGCCGGCCGCTCGAATTCTATTTCGGCATACGCGGCAGCGAGCGCGACCGGCGCGTCGCCGAGCTGCTCGACAAGATCGAGATGGGCAAGGGCTTCGTCGACCGCTACCCGGCGGAGCTCTCCGGCGGCCAGAAGCAGCGCGTCTGCATCGCCCGCTCGCTCGCCGCCAAGCCGAAGCTGATCATCTGCGACGAGGTGACGTCGGCGCTCGACCCGCTGGTGGCCCATGGTATCCTCGAGCTTCTGCTCGGACTGCAGAAGGAAGAGGGCGTCGCCTATCTGTTCATCACCCACGACCTCGCCACGGTGAAGTCGATCGCCGATTCGATCGCGGTGATGTATCGCGGCGAGGTGGTGCGCTACGGCGCCAAAAGCAAGGTGCTGTCGCCGCCCTTCGACGCCTACACCGATCTTTTGCTATCCTCCGTCCCCGAAATGGAGATCGGCTGGCTGGAGAAGGCGATCAAGGGCCGGCGCATGGCGAGCGCGGGCAACTAG
- a CDS encoding anti-sigma factor → MSAAEKMSRRDEMETLLPFYLNGSLEGAELEAVEEWLASDPAALAALGEAEAEFSGTAAANEAIRPPADALSRFARTLDAEAGPARAPASPSWLTQALNRFLAVPATVAWAAAAALLALVVVQSFEQPGGKGNDFEVAGTGDELAKLPFALVKFKPEAKMSDIAAFLDQNGLKISGGPTAAGVFHIALPAKTSADYDKLLGLIAAQPFADAVIEGRKPVDGG, encoded by the coding sequence ATGAGCGCCGCTGAAAAGATGTCGCGCCGCGACGAGATGGAAACGCTGCTGCCGTTCTACCTGAACGGCTCGCTGGAAGGCGCCGAGCTCGAAGCCGTCGAGGAATGGCTTGCGAGCGACCCGGCGGCGCTTGCCGCGCTCGGCGAGGCCGAGGCCGAATTCTCCGGCACCGCTGCCGCCAACGAGGCGATCCGCCCGCCGGCCGACGCGCTGAGCCGATTTGCCCGGACGCTCGACGCCGAGGCCGGTCCGGCGCGTGCGCCGGCCAGCCCGTCATGGCTCACGCAGGCCCTCAATCGCTTCTTGGCTGTGCCGGCCACTGTCGCCTGGGCGGCCGCAGCGGCGTTGCTGGCGCTGGTGGTGGTGCAATCCTTCGAGCAGCCCGGTGGCAAGGGCAATGATTTCGAGGTCGCCGGCACCGGGGACGAGCTGGCGAAGCTGCCGTTCGCTCTCGTCAAGTTCAAGCCGGAGGCGAAGATGTCCGACATCGCCGCCTTCCTTGATCAGAATGGGCTGAAGATATCAGGCGGGCCGACCGCCGCTGGCGTCTTCCATATTGCCTTGCCGGCCAAGACGAGCGCCGACTACGACAAGCTGCTTGGCCTTATTGCCGCCCAGCCCTTCGCGGATGCTGTGATTGAGGGAAGGAAACCGGTTGATGGCGGCTAG
- a CDS encoding sigma-70 family RNA polymerase sigma factor, with translation MTAAMETDRALVDRVAKGDRAAVRLLFMRHHARVYRFVVRQTGSEMMADDIANEVFLELWRQAPSFEGRSEVSTWLLGIARFKALSSLRKKKEDWIDDDDAAQVPDSADTPEVVTMKEDKGAALRRFIDALPEEHRTVIDLAYYHGQSVTEIGEVLGIPVATVKTRMFYARKKLGEALKAAGYDRGWP, from the coding sequence ATGACAGCGGCGATGGAGACCGATCGGGCGCTTGTCGACCGGGTCGCGAAGGGCGACCGGGCTGCCGTGCGGCTCCTGTTCATGCGTCACCACGCGCGGGTCTACCGTTTCGTGGTGCGCCAGACGGGATCGGAAATGATGGCCGACGATATCGCGAACGAGGTGTTCCTCGAGCTGTGGCGCCAGGCGCCCAGCTTCGAAGGACGCTCGGAAGTCTCGACATGGCTGCTCGGCATCGCCCGCTTCAAGGCGCTGTCCTCGCTGCGCAAGAAGAAGGAGGACTGGATCGACGACGATGACGCGGCCCAGGTCCCCGACAGCGCCGACACGCCGGAAGTCGTCACCATGAAGGAAGACAAGGGCGCCGCCCTGCGGCGCTTCATCGACGCCTTGCCGGAAGAACATCGCACGGTGATCGACCTTGCCTATTATCACGGACAGTCGGTGACCGAGATTGGCGAGGTGCTCGGCATTCCCGTCGCCACGGTCAAGACCAGAATGTTCTACGCCCGCAAGAAACTCGGTGAGGCCCTCAAGGCCGCCGGTTACGACAGGGGGTGGCCATGA